In the Aeromicrobium fastidiosum genome, GTCAGCCCGCCACGTGCTCGAGCTGCTCCCGTCGGGGGCCCTCGGGCAGGGCCTGCGCGACACGTTCGCCGGCCAGGGCATCAGCGCCTACGCCACCGTCGTCCTGCTGATCTGGACGGTGTGCGCCAGCCTTCTCGTCTCCAGGAGCTTCAAGTGGGAGTGACCGAGCACCGCGCCGGACTGGGTCTTCGCCGGCCCACCGACACCTCCGTCGAGCGCTGGGCCTGGGCCGCCGTCGTCGCCAACACCGTCATCATCCTGACCGGCGGGCTCGTGCGGCTGACCGGATCGGGGCTCGGCTGCCCGACGTGGCCCAAGTGCACCGACCAGTCGTTCGTGCCGCACCGCGAGCTCGGCGTCCACGGCGTCATCGAGTTCGGCAACCGGATGCTGACGTACGTGCTGATCGCGGTCGTCGTCGCGGTGTTCGTCGCGGTCTGGCGCTGGTCGCGCACGTCCCGAGACCTGCGCCGCCTCGCGGCACTCATCGCGCTGGGCGTGCCGTTCCAGGGCGTCATCGGCGGCATCACGGTGCTGACCGATCTCAACCCGTGGATCGTCTCGCTGCACCTGCTGCTGTCGCTGGCGCTGGTCGCCGCATCGGTACTGCTGGTCGTCCGGGTGCGTGGCGGGTCATCGGTCAAGGTCTTCCCACGCACCCGTGCCCTGGTCGTCTCGACGTACGCGGTCCTGTGGGTCGTCGTCTACCTCGGCACCGTCGTGACGGGCAGCGGCCCGCACGCGGGCGACGACCAGGCACCGCGCAACATGCTCGACCCGCAGGTCATGAGCCACGTGCACGCCGCCGCGGTGTACGTGCTCGTCGCCCTGACCGTCGCCTGCTGCCTGCTGCTGCGTGGCACGCCGCTCCTGCGCCTCGCCGTGTGCCTGCTCGTCGCCGAGCTCGCGCAGGGCACGATCGGCTTCGTGCAGTACTTCACCGATCTGCCGATCGCGCTCGTCGCGGTTCACCTCGTCGGTGCCGCGGCGCTCGTCGCGGTGGCCACGCGCCTGCTGGTCGAGACCGTCGCCGCGCGGTTCTTGGTGGGCCAGCAGCCCGCGACGGTCGAGTCGTCGTCCCGTTGACCTGAGACCCAGGTCACCCTACGGTGACCTGATGTCCTCACGGTCGGTCACCGACTCCCCCACGTCCACCGACCACGGCACCGACCTGGTGCCCCTCGCCGTGGTGCACGCCGGCCTGCTGGTCGCCGGCGGTGCCGCACTGTCGCTCGACCGCCCGGCCCAGGGGTGGGGCGTGCTGCTCACGGTCATCGCCTACGTCGCGGCGCTGCAGGTCGCCGCGCGGCGGTCGGGTCGTCCGGACCTCGCCGCGCTGGCCGCCTTCCTGGTGCCGGTGTCGGTGTTCCAGGTGCTGCCCGACTGGGTGCTGGCGGGTCTCGTCGGCACCCTGCGCTTTCCCGACACGGGCGGGCTGCGGGTCGACGACGTCATCCCGGTCGCGATGGCCGGGATGTGGGTCGCGCCGCTGTTCATCGCCGTCGCCCTCGCTGCCGGTCGTCCGGGCCGCGCGGCGGTGCTGGCGGTCGTCGTATTCCTGGCTGCCGAGATCGCTGCTCCGATGCTCGGCCTGTGGGAGCCCACCGGCGACACCACTCGGTGGGCCGGCGTCGCGATCTACGTCCTGCCCGCCGAGGCGGCGCTGGGCTGGGCCACCGCCCACGCCTTCCGCGCCACCCGGACGTCGTCCGTGCCGACCCGCATCGGGGCAGCGCTCGCGGTGTCGACGTTCTACCTCGGAGCGCTCGTCCTGTCGTTCTTCCTGATCGACGTCGCGGGGTGGAGCATCACCGCCTGACCGTGCCCGCGAGTGGCGCATTCCGGTCCCCGAGTGGCGCATTCCGGTCCCCGAGTGGCGCATTTTCGCGGGAAACGCCGTCTCGAAATCGCAGAACTGCGCCACTCGCGGGGCGGGGGGTGGGGATCCCTAGACTGACGGCATGCCTGCCGCCTGGGACCTCGATGCCTCGCTCTCCGACGCCGACTTGGCGGTGGCCCTCGTCCGGTCAGCCGGTGCCCTCGCTGCCCAGATGCGGGCCGAGGGGCTGACCACCGACGTCAAGACCTCGATCTCGGACGTCGTCACGGCCGCCGACAGGGCCGCCGAGGAGCACGTCATGAACACGCTCCGGGTCACGCGTCCGGACGACGGGATCCTCGGCGAGGAGGGCGCGGCGCACACCGGCACGAGCGGACGCACGTGGGTCATCGACCCCGTCGACGGCACGTACAACTTCGTGTCAGGCCTGGCCTACTGGTGCAGCGCACTGGCGCTGCAGGACGACGACGGCGCCGTCCTGGGTGCAGTGCACCAGCCGAGCAGCGGCGAGACGTGGGTGGGCGGTCGCGGCCTGCCCACGACGCTCGACGGCACGCCGCTGGCTCCCCTCGCCGATCGACCGCTGGACGAGTGCAGCCTCGCGACCTACATCCACCCGTCGACGCTCAGCGATCCCGACGTGCTGCAGAGCTGGCTGGCCGTCGTGGCGGGAGTCGCCACACCTCGACTCCTGGGCTCGGGGTCGATGGACCTGTCGAACGTCGCCACGGGCCGGGTCGGCGCGTGGGCGCAGCACTCCACCCCCGCGTGGGACTGGCTCCCCGGCCAGGCACTCGTCGAGGCCGCCGGCGGACGCACCGCGGTCGTCGAGCACCGCGGGCACCGGTGGCACCTCGCCGCCAACCCGCAGGCCCTGGACGAGCTGGTCGAGCGCCTCACGGCGTCGTAGCGGCCGTCAGCGCAGACCCTGCCGTCAGCGCAGACCCCGCCGTCAGCGCAGGAAGGGATCGACCGCGGCAGCCACGAACAGCAGGGCCAGGTAGGCGTTGCTGAAGTGGAACAGCCGCATCGGCTTGAGCACCGAGAGCTCCTCGGTGTCCTGCGCGCGCGACTTGAGGTCGTAGGCCTCGATCAGGAACACGATGCCGAGCACGATCGCGACGGCCGGGTAGAACCAGCCCGTCGGCGTCAGCGGCCACAGCAGCAGCGACGTGCCGACCATGACCCACGTGTAGATGACGATCTGGCGGGCGACCTCGGCCGAGCCGACGACCGACGGCAGCATCGGGACGCTCGCCGCGGCGTAGTCCTCGCGGTAGCGCATCGCGAGCGACCAGAAGTGCGGAGGCGTCCAGAAGAACACCACGAGGAACAGCACGACGGGGGCCAACGCGAGCTCGTTCGTGACAGCCGTCCAGCCGATCATCGCCGGGAAGCAGCCAGCGGCCCCGCCCCACACGATGTTCTGCGTCGTGCGGCGCTTGAGGATCATCGTGTAGCCGATGACGTAGAAGACGTTGGCGACCAGCGCGAGGCCGGCCGAGAGCCAGTTGACCCAGACACCCAGCACGGCGGTCGACACGACGCCGAGCACGAGGCCGAAGATCAGCGCGTTGCGGGTCGGGATCTGGTGCCGAGCCAGCGGACGGCGCGACGTGCGGCGCATCAGCTGGTCGATGTCGGCGTCGACGACGCAGTTGAGGGCGTTGGCGCTGCCTGCTGACAGCGCGCCGCCCACGAACGTGGCGATGACCAGCCAGAACGGGGGCACGCCCTGCTGGGCGAGGAACATGACCGGGACGGTCGTGAGCAGGAGCAGCTCGATGATGCGCGGCTTCGTCAGCGCGACATACGACTTGACCACGTCGGTGAACGAAGGAGAAGTGGGTACGTCGGCATGGCTGGTGGTGTTCACATCCATGGCGGTCACGTGCAGCAGTCTAAGCGACGCGAGTAGGCTCGACACGACGGCCTTCACCACCCGTCATCATCGACTCTCGTACGACGATCAGGAGCCACCGCTGTGACGTCCGGAACCCCCTCCCTGGAGTGGACAGACCTCGACAAGAAGGCCGTGGACACCGTTCGTCTCCTGGCCGCCGATGCCGTGCAGAAGGTCGGCAACGGCCACCCCGGCACCGCCATCAGCCTGGCCCCCGTGGCCTACCTGCACTACCAGAAGCTGATGCGCCACGACCCGAGCGATCCGCACTGGGCGGGTCGCGACCGGTTCGTGCTCTCGTGCGGCCACTCGAGCCTCACGCAGTACATCCAGCTCTACCTCGCGGGCTACCCCATGACGCTCGACGACCTCAAGAGCCTGCGCACGTGGGGCAGCCAGACGCCCGGTCACCCCGAGTACAACCACACGCCCGGCGTCGAGGTCACCACCGGCCCGCTCGGCCAGGGCGTCGCCAACGCCGTCGGCTTCGCGATGGCCGCCCGCCGCGAGCGCGGCCTGCTCGACCCGTCGGCCGCCGCCGGCGAGAGCCCGTTCGACCACCACGTCTACGTCATCGCCTCCGACGGCGACCTCCAGGAAGGCGTCTCGGCCGAGGCGTCGTCGCTCGCCGGAACCCAGCAGCTCGGCAACCTCACGGTGCTGTGGGACGACAACCGCATCTCGATCGAGGACGACACCAACATCGCCTTCACCGAGGACGTCGCGGCGCGCTACGAGGCCTACGGCTGGCACGTCCAGACCGTCGACTGGACCAACGGCGGCACCGAGTACGTCGAGGACGTCCAGGCCCTCTGGGACGCCTACCAAGCCGCCGAGGCCGTCACGGACCGTCCGAGCTTCATCCAGCTGCGCACGATCATCGCCTGGCCCACCCCCAACGCCCAGGGCACGGGCGGCTCGCACGGCTCCGCGCTCGGCGACGACGAGATCCGCGCGACCAAGGAGCTACTCGGCTTCGACCCCGAGAAGACCTTCATCGTCGACGACGACGTCATCGCCCACACGCAGGCCGTCCGCGACCGCGCGGCCGCCGAGCGTGAGACCTGGCAGACGTCGTTCGACGCGTGGGCCTCGGCCCACCCCGACAACGCGGCTCTGCTCGAGCGGCTCAAGAACCGCGAGCTGCCCGCCGGCTGGGACGCCGACCTGCCCGTCTACGAGGCCGACGCCAAGGGCGTCGCGACCCGTGTGGCGTCGGGCGACTTCCTGTCGGCCGCCGTCGCCGGCCTGCCCGAGCTGTGGGGCGGCTCCGCCGACCTCGCGGGCTCCAACAACACGACACCCAAGGGCGAGCCGTCGTTCCTTCCGCCCGAGCGCTCCAGCGCGAAGTTCACGGGCGACTGGTACGGCCGGGTGCTGCACTTCGGCATCCGCGAGCACGCCATGGGCGCGATCATGAACGGCATCGTGCAGCACGGCCTCACGCGTCCGTACGGCGGCACGTTCCTCACGTTCAGCGACTACATGCGCGGGGCCGTGCGACTCGCGGCACTGCAGGAGCTGCCCGTCACCTACGTGTGGACGCACGACTCGATCGGCCTCGGCGAGGATGGACCCACGCACCAGCCGGTCGAGCACCTCGCCTCGCTGCGGGCCATCCCCGGCCTCGACGTCGTCCGACCGGCCGACGCCAACGAGACGATCGCCGCCTGGAAGACCATCATGGGGCTGACCGACCGGCCCGCCGCCCTGATCCTGAGCCGCCAGAACCTGCCGACGTTCCCGCGCGACGCCGACGGCTACGCGTCGGCAGAGCTGACGTCCAAGGGCGCCTACGTCCTCCTCGACACGGACGGCACGCCCGACGTCATCCTGTTCGGCACGGGCTCGGAGGTGCAGATCGCGGTCAAGGCTCGCGAGCTGCTGGCTGCCGAGGGTGTCCAGGCGCGCGTCGTCTCGATGCCGAGCCGTGAGTGGTTCGAGCAGCAGCACGCGTCGTACCGCGACGAGGTCATCCCGCCGTCGCTGCGCGCCCGCGTGTCGGTCGAGGCCGGCGTGGCCCTGGGCTGGCGCGACGTGGTCGGCGATGCCGGCCGGGTCGTCAGTCTCGAGCACTACGGCGCGTCGGCCGACTACCAGACGCTCTACGACAAGTTCGGCATCACCGCCGAGGCCGTCGCCGCCGCCGCCAAGGACTCCATCGCGGCTGCCGCGGGCGAGCCCGCCGCACCGTTCCACGCCCGGCCGTCAGGACCTGTCGGCCCGGGTGACAACGCGGACGCCCCGTCCCACTGACGCTGCGCCCGTCCACGCATGACCTCTCATACCAAGGAGCACTCATGAACGAACGTCTCAAGGCCCTGGCTGACGCCGGGGTGTCCATCTGGCTCGACGACCTGTCCCGCGAGCGCATCGAGACCGGCAACCTCGCCGAGCTCGTGTCCGACGGCGGCGTCGTCGGCGTCACGACCAATCCCTCGATCTTCGCCTCGGCGCTGGCCAAGGGCGAGAAGTACGAGCCCCAGGTCAAGGAGCTCAAGGCGTCCGGTGCGGACGTCGCCACGACGGTCTTCGAGCTCACGACGACCGACGTGCAGAACGGCTGCGACATCCTGAAGCCGGTCTACGACGCCAGCGGCGGCGCCGACGGTCGTGTGTCGATCGAGGTCGACCCCGATCTGGCCCGTGACACCGAAGGCACGATCAAGCTGGCCCACCGCCTGTGGGAGCGGGTCAGCCGTCCCAACCTGCTCATCAAGATCCCCGCGACGCTCGAGGGTCTCCCGGCGATCACCTCGGTCATCGCCGAGGGCATCAGCGTCAACGTGACGCTGATCTTCTCGCTCGAGCGCTACCGCGGCGTCATGGACGCCTACCTCGAGGGTCTCGAGCAGGCCGACGCCGCAGGTCGCGACCTGTCGACGATCCACTCGGTCGCGTCGTTCTTCGTCAGCCGCGTCGACACCGAGGTCGACAAGCGGCTCGGTGAGGGCCACCCGCTGCGCGGCACCGCCGCGCTGGCCAACGCCCGCCTCGCGTACGAGGCCTACGAGGACGTCTTCGGCTCCGACCGGTTCACGGCGCTCAAGGCCAAGGGAGCCAACGCGCAGCGTCCGCTCTGGGCTTCGACCGGCGTCAAGGACCCCAACCTGCCCGACACGCTCTACGTCACCGAGCTCGTCGTCGACAACACCGTCAACACGATGCCCGAGAAGACGCTGCAGGCCGTCGCCGACCACGGCGAGATCCTCGGCGACCGCGTCCACGGCACCTACGAGGAGTCGCGCGACGCCATCGCCGCGCTCGAGCGGGAGGGCATCTCGTACGACGAGGTCGTCAAGCTGCTCGAGGACGAGGGTCTCGAGAAGTTCGAGGCCTCCTGGAACGAGCTGCTCGAGACCGTCGCCGCCGAGCTCGACAAGGCCTGATCGGTGCCCGCACACCACGGCGTCGACGTCGCGCTCACCGTCCCGTCCACCGACGAGCTCGACGAGGCGCTGAACGGCGTCGTCGCCGACCGCGTCGCGTCGCGGATCGCCGCGCAGGACCCCACCCTGTGGGGGCCTGACGCGGAGTCCGAGGCGAGCATCCGGCTCAGCTGGACCCAGCTCGCGGAGTCGTCCCGCCCGCTGGTCGCCGAGATCGAGGCCCTGCGCGCCGAGCTCCACGACCAGGGCATCGACCACGTCGTGCTGTGCGGCATGGGCGGATCGTCCCTGGCCCCCGAGGTCATCTGCCACACCGCGGGCGTCGACCTGACGGTGCTCGACTCCTCGCAGCCCGACATGGTGCGCTCCGCCCTGGCCGACCGGCTCGACCGCACGGTCGTCGTCGTGTCGAGCAAGTCGGGCGGCACCGTCGAGACCGACAGCCAGCGCCGCGCCTACGAGCAGGCCTTCACCGAGGCCGGCATCGACCCGGTGCAGCGCATCGTGGTCGTCACCGACCCCGGCTCGCCGCTCGACGAGCAGGCCAGCGAGGCCGGCTACCGCGTGTTCCGTGCCGATCCGCACGTCGGCGGCCGCTACTCGGCGCTCACGGCGTTCGGGCTCGTCCCGAGCGGTCTCGCCGGCGCCGACATCGGCGAGCTGCTCGACAGCGCCGAGCAGGCCCAGGCCGCGCTCTTCGCCGACGACGTCGACAACCCGGCGCTGCGGCTCGGCGTGCTGCTGGGCGTCGCCAACCGGCACGGCGTCGACAAGCTCGTGCTGGCCGACCGTTCGGGTCACGGCATCGGCGACTGGATCGAGCAGCTCGTCGCGGAGTCGACGGGCAAGCAGGGCCGGGGCATCCTCCCGGTCGTCGTGCCCGACGAGGACGCGCCCAACTTCGTGCCGTCCACGACCGACTCGATCATCACGGTCATCGGCCAGAGCCAGGTCGGCGTCATCGAGCGCACGGCTCGTCTCGCCGGCAACCTGGCCCATGCGACTCTCGCCGCGACGCTGGGCGACAACCCGCCGGTCGACGACAGTGCCGTGCCCACGGCCCTGTCGGGCTACGCCGCCGTCGTCGACGGCCCCCTCGGCGCGCAGATGCTGCTGTGGGAGGTCGCCGTCGCAGTCGCCGGACGCCTGATCGGCATCGACCCCTTCGACCAGCCCGATGTCGAGAGCGCCAAGAAGGCCGCTCGCGAGCTGCTCGACGGTGCCGGCGACGTGCCGACGCCTGACTTCAGCGAGGACGGCATCGACGTCTACGGTGCCGGCTCCTCGCTGGCCGACGCCCTCGACCGGCTGCTCGACCAGATCGACGTCGAGCGCGGCTACCTGGCCGTGCAGGTCTACCTCGACCGCATCGCCCACGCCGACTTCGCCGAGGTGCGCGAGACGCTGGCCGAGCAGCTGACACGGCCCGTGACCTTCGGGTGGGGCCCGCGCTTCCTGCACTCCACGGGGCAGTTCCACAAGGGCGGCACCCCCACGGGGGTGTTCCTGCAGATCACCGGCACGCCTCACGACGACCTGGCGATCTCGGGCCGCGATTTCACATTCGGCTCGTTCATCGACTCCCAGGCCGCGGGCGACGCCGCCGTGCTGCGCGACCACGGTCGTCCGGTGCTGCGCCTGCACCTCACCGA is a window encoding:
- a CDS encoding COX15/CtaA family protein, whose protein sequence is MGVTEHRAGLGLRRPTDTSVERWAWAAVVANTVIILTGGLVRLTGSGLGCPTWPKCTDQSFVPHRELGVHGVIEFGNRMLTYVLIAVVVAVFVAVWRWSRTSRDLRRLAALIALGVPFQGVIGGITVLTDLNPWIVSLHLLLSLALVAASVLLVVRVRGGSSVKVFPRTRALVVSTYAVLWVVVYLGTVVTGSGPHAGDDQAPRNMLDPQVMSHVHAAAVYVLVALTVACCLLLRGTPLLRLAVCLLVAELAQGTIGFVQYFTDLPIALVAVHLVGAAALVAVATRLLVETVAARFLVGQQPATVESSSR
- a CDS encoding DUF6989 domain-containing protein; translation: MSSRSVTDSPTSTDHGTDLVPLAVVHAGLLVAGGAALSLDRPAQGWGVLLTVIAYVAALQVAARRSGRPDLAALAAFLVPVSVFQVLPDWVLAGLVGTLRFPDTGGLRVDDVIPVAMAGMWVAPLFIAVALAAGRPGRAAVLAVVVFLAAEIAAPMLGLWEPTGDTTRWAGVAIYVLPAEAALGWATAHAFRATRTSSVPTRIGAALAVSTFYLGALVLSFFLIDVAGWSITA
- a CDS encoding inositol monophosphatase family protein produces the protein MPAAWDLDASLSDADLAVALVRSAGALAAQMRAEGLTTDVKTSISDVVTAADRAAEEHVMNTLRVTRPDDGILGEEGAAHTGTSGRTWVIDPVDGTYNFVSGLAYWCSALALQDDDGAVLGAVHQPSSGETWVGGRGLPTTLDGTPLAPLADRPLDECSLATYIHPSTLSDPDVLQSWLAVVAGVATPRLLGSGSMDLSNVATGRVGAWAQHSTPAWDWLPGQALVEAAGGRTAVVEHRGHRWHLAANPQALDELVERLTAS
- a CDS encoding heme o synthase, coding for MDVNTTSHADVPTSPSFTDVVKSYVALTKPRIIELLLLTTVPVMFLAQQGVPPFWLVIATFVGGALSAGSANALNCVVDADIDQLMRRTSRRPLARHQIPTRNALIFGLVLGVVSTAVLGVWVNWLSAGLALVANVFYVIGYTMILKRRTTQNIVWGGAAGCFPAMIGWTAVTNELALAPVVLFLVVFFWTPPHFWSLAMRYREDYAAASVPMLPSVVGSAEVARQIVIYTWVMVGTSLLLWPLTPTGWFYPAVAIVLGIVFLIEAYDLKSRAQDTEELSVLKPMRLFHFSNAYLALLFVAAAVDPFLR
- the tkt gene encoding transketolase is translated as MTSGTPSLEWTDLDKKAVDTVRLLAADAVQKVGNGHPGTAISLAPVAYLHYQKLMRHDPSDPHWAGRDRFVLSCGHSSLTQYIQLYLAGYPMTLDDLKSLRTWGSQTPGHPEYNHTPGVEVTTGPLGQGVANAVGFAMAARRERGLLDPSAAAGESPFDHHVYVIASDGDLQEGVSAEASSLAGTQQLGNLTVLWDDNRISIEDDTNIAFTEDVAARYEAYGWHVQTVDWTNGGTEYVEDVQALWDAYQAAEAVTDRPSFIQLRTIIAWPTPNAQGTGGSHGSALGDDEIRATKELLGFDPEKTFIVDDDVIAHTQAVRDRAAAERETWQTSFDAWASAHPDNAALLERLKNRELPAGWDADLPVYEADAKGVATRVASGDFLSAAVAGLPELWGGSADLAGSNNTTPKGEPSFLPPERSSAKFTGDWYGRVLHFGIREHAMGAIMNGIVQHGLTRPYGGTFLTFSDYMRGAVRLAALQELPVTYVWTHDSIGLGEDGPTHQPVEHLASLRAIPGLDVVRPADANETIAAWKTIMGLTDRPAALILSRQNLPTFPRDADGYASAELTSKGAYVLLDTDGTPDVILFGTGSEVQIAVKARELLAAEGVQARVVSMPSREWFEQQHASYRDEVIPPSLRARVSVEAGVALGWRDVVGDAGRVVSLEHYGASADYQTLYDKFGITAEAVAAAAKDSIAAAAGEPAAPFHARPSGPVGPGDNADAPSH
- the tal gene encoding transaldolase, with translation MNERLKALADAGVSIWLDDLSRERIETGNLAELVSDGGVVGVTTNPSIFASALAKGEKYEPQVKELKASGADVATTVFELTTTDVQNGCDILKPVYDASGGADGRVSIEVDPDLARDTEGTIKLAHRLWERVSRPNLLIKIPATLEGLPAITSVIAEGISVNVTLIFSLERYRGVMDAYLEGLEQADAAGRDLSTIHSVASFFVSRVDTEVDKRLGEGHPLRGTAALANARLAYEAYEDVFGSDRFTALKAKGANAQRPLWASTGVKDPNLPDTLYVTELVVDNTVNTMPEKTLQAVADHGEILGDRVHGTYEESRDAIAALEREGISYDEVVKLLEDEGLEKFEASWNELLETVAAELDKA
- a CDS encoding glucose-6-phosphate isomerase, with amino-acid sequence MPAHHGVDVALTVPSTDELDEALNGVVADRVASRIAAQDPTLWGPDAESEASIRLSWTQLAESSRPLVAEIEALRAELHDQGIDHVVLCGMGGSSLAPEVICHTAGVDLTVLDSSQPDMVRSALADRLDRTVVVVSSKSGGTVETDSQRRAYEQAFTEAGIDPVQRIVVVTDPGSPLDEQASEAGYRVFRADPHVGGRYSALTAFGLVPSGLAGADIGELLDSAEQAQAALFADDVDNPALRLGVLLGVANRHGVDKLVLADRSGHGIGDWIEQLVAESTGKQGRGILPVVVPDEDAPNFVPSTTDSIITVIGQSQVGVIERTARLAGNLAHATLAATLGDNPPVDDSAVPTALSGYAAVVDGPLGAQMLLWEVAVAVAGRLIGIDPFDQPDVESAKKAARELLDGAGDVPTPDFSEDGIDVYGAGSSLADALDRLLDQIDVERGYLAVQVYLDRIAHADFAEVRETLAEQLTRPVTFGWGPRFLHSTGQFHKGGTPTGVFLQITGTPHDDLAISGRDFTFGSFIDSQAAGDAAVLRDHGRPVLRLHLTDVEAGLARIRELLA